Proteins encoded in a region of the Methanoculleus sp. SDB genome:
- a CDS encoding tRNA 5'-guanylyltransferase: MEKRELYSRLAVFPPVFVRLDGRAFHRLARLLDFAKPFDEGFSDAMCTVCTALLRESGMNPLFAYTFSDEISLFFDRLPFDGRVEKIDSVCASFAASALALALDAPAPLAFDARIVAVSPETAVDYLAFRQREAWRNHCNAYCQYALISDGMTSRQAASALKGTGSPGMHEMMFSRGINLAQTPAWERRGVLVCRAAVEKEGYNPVTGETVTVTRRQIRVNRDLPLFSEPDGISLIRSLM; the protein is encoded by the coding sequence ATGGAGAAGAGAGAGCTTTATTCCCGTCTGGCAGTGTTTCCCCCTGTTTTTGTGCGGCTTGACGGACGGGCCTTCCACCGCCTCGCCCGCCTGCTGGATTTCGCGAAGCCGTTTGACGAAGGATTTTCGGATGCCATGTGCACCGTCTGCACCGCGCTCCTGCGGGAGAGCGGCATGAACCCGCTGTTTGCGTACACTTTTTCCGATGAAATCAGCCTGTTCTTCGATCGCCTGCCGTTCGACGGCCGGGTTGAGAAGATCGACTCGGTATGCGCTTCCTTCGCCGCAAGCGCCCTCGCTCTCGCGCTCGACGCTCCCGCTCCTCTCGCGTTCGATGCGCGCATCGTGGCCGTATCCCCGGAAACGGCGGTTGACTATCTCGCATTCCGGCAGCGCGAGGCATGGCGCAACCACTGCAACGCCTACTGCCAGTATGCGCTTATATCCGACGGAATGACGTCCCGGCAGGCGGCATCGGCACTGAAGGGCACCGGCTCTCCGGGAATGCACGAGATGATGTTCTCCCGCGGCATCAACCTCGCACAGACGCCCGCATGGGAACGGCGCGGCGTGCTGGTCTGCCGGGCCGCGGTGGAAAAAGAGGGATATAATCCCGTCACGGGGGAGACGGTCACTGTCACGCGCCGGCAAATCCGGGTAAACCGGGACCTCCCCCTGTTCTCGGAACCCGACGGAATCAGCCTGATCCGGTCACTGATGTGA
- a CDS encoding photosystem reaction center subunit H codes for MKTQITELFGMQVYTEKAIRIGEIDDVVLDVDGKKIDSLAVGNLNPELMELKGFRGVRIPYRTIRSIGDIVIVRHLSGAFKRTGAE; via the coding sequence ATGAAGACGCAGATAACGGAGCTTTTTGGCATGCAGGTCTATACCGAGAAGGCAATCAGGATCGGCGAGATTGACGATGTCGTGCTTGATGTGGACGGGAAAAAGATCGATTCCCTCGCTGTCGGGAACCTCAACCCCGAACTCATGGAACTCAAGGGATTCCGCGGTGTCCGTATCCCGTACCGGACCATCCGCTCGATCGGGGATATTGTCATCGTCCGCCACCTCTCCGGAGCCTTTAAGCGAACAGGCGCTGAATAG
- a CDS encoding peptidase M50 — protein MEGSIQIGRLFGIPIRLHFTFLLVIPLFAWIIGSQIELTTELLTGIFGIDYAGLDMSLITSGYSPYVLGTIVALGLFAGVLLHELAHSMVARSKGMKINSITLLILGGVASMEEGIPDPMVELPMALAGPLTSLGIGIISSAIALSAESIIPDRALAAVIFFVFGYLGLLNVILFAFNLLPAFPMDGGRVLRAWLAKKMPLHRATKIAADIGRAFAIMFGIFGFFAGNVILIIIAFFIYIGAGQESLMVKYNYLLQDVSIADAMSSPVTTVSPDLQIEEIVTLMETSHHMGFPVVAQDMLVGMVTLSDVHAVPKIEREAKLVRDIMSKNTVSLPPTAPLTDALKLMSMKDIGRVPVVRDGVLVGIVTRTDILRVMELKEA, from the coding sequence ATGGAAGGGTCCATTCAGATTGGAAGATTGTTCGGCATCCCCATCCGCCTCCACTTCACGTTCCTCCTCGTCATCCCTCTGTTTGCGTGGATCATCGGCAGCCAGATCGAGCTCACGACCGAACTGCTGACGGGCATCTTCGGGATCGATTACGCCGGGCTTGACATGAGCCTCATCACGTCCGGGTACTCCCCCTACGTGCTGGGCACGATCGTCGCCCTCGGGCTGTTTGCCGGTGTGCTGCTCCACGAACTCGCCCACTCGATGGTCGCCCGCTCGAAGGGCATGAAGATCAACAGCATCACCCTGCTCATCCTCGGCGGCGTGGCATCGATGGAGGAGGGCATCCCCGACCCGATGGTGGAACTGCCCATGGCGCTCGCCGGTCCCCTGACAAGCCTCGGGATCGGCATCATCTCGAGCGCCATCGCCCTCTCCGCGGAATCCATCATCCCCGACAGGGCGCTCGCGGCCGTCATCTTCTTCGTATTCGGGTACCTTGGGCTCCTCAACGTCATCCTCTTCGCCTTCAACCTGCTCCCCGCGTTTCCCATGGACGGCGGACGTGTGCTCAGGGCATGGCTCGCAAAAAAGATGCCGCTCCACCGGGCTACAAAAATCGCGGCGGATATCGGGCGCGCATTTGCCATAATGTTCGGAATTTTCGGTTTTTTTGCCGGGAACGTCATCCTGATTATCATCGCCTTTTTCATCTACATCGGCGCGGGGCAGGAATCGCTCATGGTCAAATACAACTATCTCCTTCAGGACGTATCCATCGCCGACGCGATGAGCAGCCCCGTCACCACCGTGTCGCCCGATCTTCAGATCGAGGAGATCGTCACCCTGATGGAAACATCCCATCACATGGGATTTCCGGTTGTCGCGCAGGACATGCTGGTCGGAATGGTCACGCTCTCGGACGTGCACGCCGTCCCGAAGATTGAGCGCGAGGCAAAACTGGTGCGTGACATTATGTCGAAAAACACCGTGTCCCTTCCCCCGACCGCACCGCTCACCGACGCATTGAAGCTGATGTCGATGAAGGACATCGGCCGCGTGCCGGTGGTACGGGATGGCGTGCTGGTCGGCATCGTCACGCGGACCGATATTCTGCGGGTGATGGAGCTCAAGGAAGCGTAA